From Stenotrophomonas sp. SAU14A_NAIMI4_8:
CCGGCGGCATCCTGCCGCAGATCCGCGAATACCTGCGCGCCAGCACCTTCGTCGAACGCTACCTGCAGAAGGGGCCGATGGGCGAAGCGCTGGCACGCATCCCGGTGAAGGTGGTCGAGCATGGGCAGCTGGGCGTGATCGGCGCCGCCAGCTGGTTCCTGCTGCACCACCCCGCCTGATCGGCAATACGCAGTACGCAACACGCTGTACGCGCTGTATCCGCACCACCGCGCAGGTTGCTGCAGAGGCAGCCGTGCGCGTTCCTACCTACCGCACGCCGCCGACACCGCAACCCAGTGATGAGGAGAGACATCATGAACACCCGCAAGACTCTGCTTTCGGCAGCCATCGTCGGCTGCCTCGCCTTCTCGGCGCATGCACAGCAAACGACCCCGCAGGACCTGGACACCGTGCAGGTGGTGGGTATCCGTGCCAGCCTGGAAAAGTCGCTGGACACCAAGCGCAACAACGTGGGTGTGTCTGAAGCGATCACCGCCGAAGACATCGGCAAGTTCCCCAGCACCAACGTCGCCGAAGCGCTGTCGCAGATTCCGGGCGTGACCCTGGACCGTCGCTTCGGCCAGGGCGAGCGTGTCAGCATCGACGGCACCGATCCCAGCCTCAACCTGTCCTTCCTGGACAACCACCCGGTGGCGCAGGCCATCTGGCTGTACGGCGAACAGCCCAACCGCGGCTTCGACTACACCCTGCTGGCGCCGCAGATCCTGGGCCGCGCTGAAATCATCAAGTCCTCCGAAGCGCGCCTGACCGAAGGCAGCCTGGGCGGCACCGTGCTGATGCACACCCGCCAGCCGCTGGACATGAAGCAGAACGAAGTGGCCGCTTCGGTGGGCTACAGCTACAGCCAGCAGGCCAGTGAAGGCAAGCCGAACGCGGCCGTGCTGTACAGCTGGAAGAACGATGCCGAGACCTTCGGCGTGGCCGTGTCGGCGCAGCACTATGAAGAAGCCGTGGACCGCCAGGGCAAGGAAGTGTTCGGCTACGTAAAGGCCAGCACCTTCGCCAACGCGACCGGCGTGGCCGCCGACGTGGACGTGCCGAACTCGTTCAACGCCGCCTGGTTCCAGCAGGAACGCAAGCGCGACAGCGCCGTGGTCAACCTGCAGTTCAAGCCGACCGACGAACTCGAGTTCAACCTGAGCGGCCTGTACATCAAGGAAAAGTTCGACAACTACAACCAGTCGCTCTATTCCTTCCTGACCTGGAACCCGGGCACCGTGAACGCGGTGGACCAGCTGGGCACCGTGCGCAACGGCGTGGCCACCAGCGGCCATTCCGATGCCAGCGCCACCGCCAACAGCGGCACGCTGATCTATGACAACAACGTGCGCCTGTCCGAGGTGACCACCAAGGGCGTGGACCTGCGCGGCGCATGGAAGAGCGAATCGTGGGGCGTCAGCGGCCAGGTCGGCCAGAGCAAGTCGGAGAACAAGGACCTGGCGCAGTACTTCATCGAACCGTTCTACAACGGTGGCTACAGCTGGAACATGGACAAGGGCATCACCTTCGATGACCCGGCCGGTGCCCGCGATCCGGCCAACTGGGGTTCGGCCGGTGGCTGGTTCGGCAACAACGGCGTGTTCTCCACCGAGAGCAAGGACACCTACGCCCAGCTCGACTTCAACGTGCAGTTCGACAGCATCTTCAACCAGCTGCAGTTCGGCGTGCGCCATGGCAAGCACGATGAAGCCTTCACCCTGAACGTGTATGGCGGCGTGACCCCGGGCACCCTGGCCGACGTCGGTACCATCGGCCTGACCGACATCCAGGGCTTCACCGTGGACCAGGGCCGCCACGTGCAGGCCGGCCGTGACAACGTGTTGAACTGGGTGCGCAACAGCCCGATCGACTACAGCAACCCCGATCCGGCCAGCTACCTCAACAACAGCTGGGCGCTCACCCAGACCAACAACGCCGCCTACGCGCAGTTGAACTTCTCCAACGGGCCGCTGCGCGGCAACCTGGGCGTGCGCTACGTCGATTCCAAGACCGAAGGCAGCGGCTTCGTCTACGGTGGCACCCCCACCCTGACCGACCTGGACAGCAAGTGGCAGACCCGCACCAAGAAGGAAGACTTCGTGCTGCCGTCGCTGAGCCTGGCCTGGGACACCGACAATGACTGGGTGTTCCGCTTCGCCGCGGCGAAGGTGATCGCCTGGGCGCCGTACAACCAGATGGTCAACAACACCTTCCTCAATGACACCACCCTGACCGGCTCGGGCGGCAACGCCGACCTGTCGCCGTACGAGTCGTGGAACTTCAACGCGTCGGCCGAGTACTACTACGCACCGCAGTCGGTGGTGGCGTGGTCGGTGTTCTACAAGAAGATCGACAACTACATCGACACCTCGGCCACCATCGAGCGCCAGTACAACTCGATCCGCGATACCTCGCCGGCCACCTGGGCGAACATCGTCGGTACCAACGGCTGCACCGCCGACGGTTACTGCGATTACAGCATCCAGCGCCCGCGCAACGCCGGCAGCGGCCACGTGAAGGGCTTCAACATCAGCCTGCAGCAGCCCTTCGGTGAAAGCGGCTTCGGCCTGACCGCCAACTACACCTATGCCAACGGTGAGAACAACACCGGCGATCCGCTGCCCTACCAGTCGCGCAACGCCATCGCGCTCAGCCCGTACTTCGAAAAGGGCCCGGTGAATGCCCGCCTGACCTACAACTGGCGCGACAGCTACCTGGCCGGTGGCTACGTGGCCGGTGCGGCCCCGGCCAGCGTGGATGACTACGCTGAACTGGGTGCCAGCTTCGGTTACACCTTCAACGACAACTGGTCGTTGAACATCGACGCGCAGAACCTGCTGGACGAGACCTACTTCCAGTACCTGGGCGACAAGGAACACCTGGCCGGCAAGTACAAGAGTGGCCGCCGCTACATGGCCACCGTGCACTTCAAGTTCTAAGCCAGCGCAGTGCAACACGCGCGACGGGCCCGGTCTTCCGGGCCCGTCGTACGATGGGATACCGGTGGGCGCCCGCACAGGCGCCTGCGCGGCGGCCACTGCAGGCCGCCCACCACAGGAGTGACACGATGCGATTTTCCCCGCTTGCCCCGCTGCTGCTGGGCACCCTGTTCGCGGCCCTGCCGGCGCTGGCCGCCGATGCGCCGGCCCTGGATTCGGGCCCCGGCCCGCAACTGCGTGCTGGCAGCCTGATGCTGATTCCCGCGCCGGCGCGGGTACAGCGCGGCACCGGCGCGGGTATCACCGTGCGTGCCGACACCCCACTGCTGGCCGACGGCGAAGCCGCACAGCGGGTGGCCGCGCAGTTTGCCGACCTGCTGGCGCGCAGCGGTGGCCCGCGCCTGGCCGCAGCGCGTGAGGGCGCAGTAGCGAACACGGGCAGCATCCAGTTCCAGATCGTGCCGACCTTCCGCGACAGCGGCGAAAGCTACACGCTGGAAAGCAACGCACAGGGCGTGCGGGTGCAGGCCGGCAACGAGACCGGCCTGTTCTACGGCGCCACCACCCTGGCCCAGCTGGCCACCGGCGGCAGCAACGGCGTACTGCCGGCCGTGCAGATTTCCGACGAACCGCGCTTCAGCTGGCGCGGTTTCATGCTCGATTCGGCGCGCCATTTCCAGAGCCTGGACGAGATCAAGCGCGTGCTCGATGCGATGGCCGCGCACAAGCTCAACACCTTCCATTGGCACCTGACCGACGACCAGGGCTGGCGCATGGAAATCAAGCGCTACCCGAAGCTGACCAGCGTCGGCAGCTGCCGCCTGCCCGCCGGCGATGGCGGCATCGATCCGGTCAGCGGCAAGCAGTACCCGTACTGCGGCTACTACACCCAGGACCAGATCCGCGAAGTGATTGCCTATGCGGCCAAGCTGCATATCCAGGTGATTCCGGAAATCGACGTGCCCGGCCACGCCACCGCCGCCATTGCGGCCTATCCCGAACTCGGCTCGATCAGCACGCCGCTGCAGCCGATCAGCGAGTGGGGCGTGTTCCCCAACCTGTTCAATACCGAAGACAGCACGGTGCAGTTCCTGGAAAACGTGCTGGAAGAAGTGATCGCGCTGTTCCCCGCGCGCTACGTGCACGTGGGCGGCGACGAAGCAGTGAAAGACCAGTGGATCGCCTCGGCGCGCGTGCAGCAGCGCATGCGCCAGCTGGGCATCAAGGATGAGATGGCCATGCAGAGCCACATCATCAAGCGCCTGGAAACCTTTCTGGAAGAACACGACCGCCGCCTGATCGGCTGGGACGAGATCCTCGAAGGCGGGCTGCCGCCGCAGGCCACGGTGATGTCCTGGCGCGGCACCGAAGGCGGCCTGGCCGCGGCCAGCGCCGGCCACGACGTGATCATGTCGCCGGTCACCCACCTGTACCTGGATTACCTGCAGACGGCTTCGCCGAACGAACCGCCGGGCCGCCCGGCACAGGTGAACCTGGCCAAGCTGTACGCCTTCGAGCCGGTGCCGGCCGAACTGGCCGCCGACAAGCGCGGGCACATCCTGGGCCTGCAGGCGAACATGTTCACCGAGCACACGCGCAGCTACGCGCGCCTGCAGCACAACCTGTTCCCGCGCCTGGCGGCGGTGGCCGAAACCGGCTGGAGCCCGGTCGCGCAGCGTGATTTCCGCGATTTCCTGGCCCGCCTGCCGGCGCAGCTGCAGCGCTACCGTGCCTGGGGCCTGGCCTACGCCCAGACGCCGTTCCAGGTGGCCGTGGGCCAGACCGACAACCGCGCCGCCAACACGGTAACGGTGTCGCTGTCCAACCCGCTGGGCTACGAGGTGCGTTACCGCACCGATGGCAAGCCGGTGACCGCGCAGTCGCCGCTGTACACCACGCCGCTGACCGAGAAGCTGCCGGCCAGCGTGCAGGCGGCCGCGTTCTACCAGGGCCAGATGCTGGCCGCTGCGCCCACCGTGGTCGACTACAGCGCGCAGTCGCTGCTGAGTCGCCGCAGCCAGCAGCTGCTCAGCTGCGTGGGCGAAAAGGGCCTGGTGCTGCGCCTGGAAGACGACGGCCCGCGCGAAGGCGAGCGTGCCGTATTCAACGTGGATATCTTCCAGCCGTGCTGGCGCTGGGCCGATGCACAGCTGGCCGGTATCAGCGGCATCGACGTGCGTGCCGGGCGCATTCCGTACTACTTCCAGCTGGCCCACGACGAACCGGCGCGCAAGTTCGAAAAAGCCACGCGCGCGAACGGTGAAATGCGCATCCGCCGCGGCGACTGCAGCGGCCCGGTGCTGGCCGAAGTGCCGCTGCCGGAAAAGCCCGATGCCGATGGCTTCGTGACCCTGCACGCCACGCTGCCGGCCGGCATCACCGGTACCGATGATCTGTGCATCAACTTCACCGGTGATACGCGCCCGGCGATGTGGGTGCTGGATGAGGCCACGCTGCGGTAAGCGCCCCTGGGGTCGGATCCCTTTCCGCAGGAAAGGGCTCTGACCCCGCGGGTCGCGTTGCCCCCATCCACGCATGGCGTGGATCTACTACGGGGTCGGATCCCTTTCCGCAGGAAAGGGCTCTGACCCCGAGCCAGGATCCCTCACCCCCGCCAGCGCAGCAGCAGGTCGCGCAGCGGGGTAAAGGTGGTGGCCATGCCCGCCAGCACGCCGATCGTGTTGGCGATGGCATCCATCGCGTCAGCGCTGCGGTTGCTGGTCAGCGCGCCCTGCGCGAACTCGATGCACACGCCCATCAGCACCAGGCCCACGCCCGCCCACAGCAGTGGGCGGCCACGGCGGAACAACTGCACGGCGCTGCCGGCCAGGATGAAATAGGCCAGGACGTGCTCGACCTTGTCGCTGTTCTTCGGCAGGTCCAGCGGCGGCGGTGGGATCAGGCAGACCACGATCACCACCAGCACCGCCAGCGCCCACAGCGCCGCCCACAGCCGCGGCCGGCGCAGTGGTTTGAGCAGCGGCAGCGCCGCACTCACAGGCGCCAGCTCAGGTCACCCAGTTCGAAGGCCGGCTCGAAATCCACATCGCGCTGCAGGCCGATCACCTGGAAGCGCTCGCCCATCTCGGTCGGCAAGGTCAGCTTCTTCACCTGGTCACGCAGCTGGATGCGGCCCACCTCATCGGTGCGCTCTTCGGCCAGTACCAGCACCTGGTCCAGGCCATTGCCCAGCAGGAAGCTGGCCTGGCTGCAGTAGCCGGCCAGATCGAAGCCGGCGTGCAGGCCGGCCTCGGCCATCGCGGTGAAATCCACCGACGCGGTGATGTCCTGCAGGCCCGGCCAGCGGTACACCTCGTTGTGCACGTGGTGGCGGTAGAACGCGCGCACCGTGCCGTCATCGCGGTCGTGCTGGTAGAACTCGGCGCGGCTGTAGCCGTAATCGACGAACAGCATCGCACCGCGCTGCAGGCCACCGGCCACCGCCTGCAGCCAGTACGGCAGCTGCGGCAGCACTTCGGAGCGATAGCCCTCGGCGAAGGGTTTTTCCAGATAGCGCTCGATATGGCGCACCGCGCCGTTCAGCAGCACATCGGCCGGCTGCGCGCCGCGCATGAAGTTGCCCTGGCCATCCAGTTCTACGGTTTCTTCATAGACCTCGCCGTCCTTCACCAGGAAGCGCGGCGTGGGCAGCGCGTCGATCACCTCGTTGGCGAACACCACGCCTTCCCAGTCATCGTCGAACGGGCGGTCCACCCACTCCACGCGCGCGGCCAGCTCGGCCGGCAGGTTCTGCTGCAGGCGCTGCTGCTGGCGCTGGCGCAGGTCGGCACTGGGTTCCAGGATCGCGTAGCGCGCCGGCAGGGCATCCAGCTCGGCCAGGCGCAGCAGCACGGCTTCGGCGAATGCGCCGGTGCCACCGCCCAGTTCCAGCAGGCGGGCGTGCGCGCCCAGCTGGCCGAACACCGGCGCCAGCGCATTGGCCACGCTGCCGGCGAACAGCGCGCCCAGTTCCGGCGCGGTGGTGAAATCGCCACTGCCGCCGAACTTGCTGGCACCGGCGCTGTAATAGCCCCAGCCCGGCGCGTACAGGCACAGTTCCATGAAGCGGGAGAACGGCATCGCCCCACCCTGCGCAAGGATTTCAGCGCGCAGGGCGGCGGCCAGCTGGTCGCTGTGGGCCAGGGCATCGGCTTCGGGCAGGGGGAAGGTGGGCTGCATGGCGTCTTCGAATGCGGTGACAATGGTGCACAGGATAGCCGAGCCTTGGAGGACCCTCATGAGCGACACCGCCCCCGTGGCCCTGATCACCGGCAGCGCACGCCGGATCGGCGCGGCCATTGCCCGCCAGTTCCACGCCTGTGGCTGGTCGGTGGTGCTGCACGCGCATACATCCAGCGCCGAACTGCAGCAGGCCGCCTTCGATCTGGAAAACGTCCGCCCCGGCAGCGTGCTGGCCCTGCAGGCCGACCTGCGTGACGCCGCCGCCCTGCCCGACCTGGTGGACCAGGCGGCGGCCCACTTCGGCCGCCTGGACGCGCTGGTCAACAACGCCTCCAACTTCTTCGCCACCCCGCTGGGCCAGGTCACCGCCGAGGCGATGGACGAACTGTATGCGGTGAACGCACGCGCCCCGCTGCTGCTGGCCCAGGCCGCCGCACCGCACCTGCGCCGCCAGCACGGCAGCATCGTGAACCTGACCGACCTGCACGGCACCGACCCGATGCGCGACCACGTGGCCTACACGATGGCCAAGGCCGCGCTGGAAATGGCCACCCGTTCGCTGGCGCTGGAGCTGGCGCCGAAGGTGCGGGTGAACGCGGTCGCCCCGGGCGCGATCCTGTGGCCGGAACAGGGCAAGGATGATTTCGCCCGCGAAGCGCTGCTGGCGCGCACGCCGCTGGCGCGGATCGGCACCGTGGAAGAGATTGCCGAGGCGGTCTACTGGCTGGTGGCCGATGCGCAGTTCGTGACCGGCCACACGCTGCGCGTGGATGGCGGCCGCACCGTCAGTTGAACGTTCCGCCGGGCATGGCCCGGCGCTACCGATGCGGGCGGCGGGTAGCGCCGGGCCGTGCCCGGCGAGCGCAGCGGGAACCGCCACTACGCGAGATCGACCACCTCGAACGCCTCGCCATGCTGCCGGTGCGCCCGCCACAGCGTGGCCAGGTCCTGGCCACTGACCGGGTCGATGAAATCCGGCGCGATATCGGCCAGCGGCTTCAGCACGAAAGCATGTTTCAGCTCCGGGCGCGGAATGCGCAGGTGGCCGGGGCCTTCCACGATCAGATCGCCGTAGAACACCACGTCGATGTCCAGCGTACGGTCGGAAAAACGCGGCCCACTGCGATCGCGCCCATGCGCGTCTTCCAGCGCATGCAGCCAGTCGTCCAGTTCCTGCAGCGGCAGGTCGGTCTCGATCGCCACGGCGTTGTTGAGGAAGGCCGGGCCTTCAAAGCCGACGGCGGCGGTCTGGTAGGCCGGCGACACCCGCACGGCGCCGAAACGCTCGCGCAGGGCCGCCACCGCGGCGTGGAGGTAGCGGCGGGGCTGGACGTTGCTGCCCAGGCTCAGGAGCACGGTGGTCATGCGATTCCGGTGGCGGCGTTCTGGGGGACGTGGGCATGCCGTCATCACGGCGGCCTGCCTACACTCCGGGACGCACATGATAGGGCACCGACATGACCTATTGCGTTGGAATCGAGGTGGATGAGGGCCTGGTCTTCGCCGCCGACACCCGCACCAATGCCTCGCTGGACGACGTGCGCGTGCACCGCAAGCTGCACGTGTTCGACTACCCCGGCCAGGCCGCCTTCGTGCTGATGGCCGCCGGCAACCTGGCCACCACCCAGCTGCTGGTCTCGCGGCTGGCCCGCGATGCCGCCGAACGGCGCACGCCGAACCTGCGCGATATGCCCCACCTGTTCGAGGCGGCGGCCTACGTCGGCCAGCTGCTGGTGGACAGCCAGGTGAAGTGCCAGCACACCGAACACGGCCACGACGGGGTCAACACCCAGGCCACGCTGATCTTCGGCGGCCAAGTGGCCGGCGAGCGACCCGGCCTGTACATGGTGTACCCGCTGGGCAACGCGATTGCCGCTTCACCGGAAACGCCGTACCTGCAGATCGGCGAATCCAAGTACGGCAAGCCGATCCTGGACCGCATCCTCAGCCCGGCCACGCGCCTGGGCGATGCCGCACGCACGGCCATCGTGTCGCTCGATTCCACCATCCGTTCGAACCTGTCGGTGGGCCTGCCCATCGATCTGGCGCTGATCCGCGATGGCGAGCTGCGGGTCGGCCAGCAGTTGCGGCTGGGGGCCGATTCAGCGCTGTACGCCGACATCCACCAGAACTGGTCGCGGCGCCTGGAACAGGCGGTGGAGAGCCTGCCCAGGTTCCCGTGGGAAACCTCGCGCGGCGAAGCGGGGTAGCGCCGGGTCATGCCCGGCGGCCTGCGCTCACCCCAATGCTTCGGCCACGGCGCGGAACACGTGCTGCATCTGCAGCGGCTTGCGCAGCACATGCACCTGGATGCCTTCCGGAACATCGTCGGCGGGCATGTCCACCTGCGCCTCTTCCAGCACCAGCGCCGGGCCGCGATAGCCCAACGCCGCCATTTCGCCCAGCAGCTGGCTGGCCGGCAACAACCGCGATCCCGCATCGGCAATCACCAGCGCCGGCATCGCCTCCTGCTGCATCCAGCGCAACGCCGCTGGGCCGTCGGAAGCCAGCTGCAACTGGTAGCCCTGGCTGGACAGCGCATTGCCCAGCAGCGACAGCCGCGTGGCTTCACCATCCACCACCAGGATCGATTGGCCACTGCCCAGCGCCACCAGCTGTTCCACCGGCTCGCTGCGATCTGCACGATCGTGCATCGGCAGGTGCAGCTCGAAACAGCTGCCCTGCCCCGGCTGGCTGCTGACCTGGATGCTGCCGCCAGCGCCTTCGACGATGCGCTTGCACGACATCAGGCCCAATCCGGTGCCCTCGGCCTTGGTGGTGAAGAAGGGATTGAACAGGTGCGACAGCGTATCTGCGTCCATGCCGATGCCTTCGTCGGCCACGGCAATGCGCATCCAGTCCACGCCCTCGCGCTGGCCATCATGGCGCGCGACCAGGCTCAGGCGGCCGCCATCGGGCATCGCCTGGATCGCATTCAACGCCAGGTTCAACAGCACCTGCTGCAGCTCGGTGGAATTGGCGTCCACGGCCAGGCCTTCGTCCTGCACCTGTACATCCAGGGTGACCGCATCGGGCACGCTGCTGCGCAACAGCAGCGCCACCGCCTGGAACAGGTCATCGATGCGGATGTGTTCGCTGGGCTTGCGCGAACCGCGCACGAACGACAGCATCGATTCGGCCATCTCATGGCCACGGCGCCCGCATTCGGCAATCACATCGGCCAGGTGGTGCAGCTGCGGGTCTTGGGTACGCGCCTTCAACAGGTCCGGCATGATCAGCAGCGGCTGCAGGATGTTGCGCAGGTCATGGCTCAACCCCGCCGCCAGCAGCGACAGGCTTTCCAGGCGCTGCGCGCGCATCAGTTCGGTTTCCACGCGCATGCGTTCCACCGCGCTGCGTGCCTCGCGTACCGCACGCGCCACCGCCGACGGCAAGCGCGCCGGCTGGTGCTTGATGATGTAATCGTTGGCGCCCTTCTGCAGCGCTTCCACCGCATTGTCTTCGCCCATCGTGCCCGAGACGAAGATGAAGGGCACATCCGGCGCGCTCTCGCGCACGATGCGCAGCGCTTCATCGCCGGAAAAGCCCGGCATGCTCAGGTCGGACAGCACGATGTCGGGCAGGAAACCGGCCAGCGCCTGGCGCAGCTCGCCCGCGCTTTCCACGCGTTCGAAGCGGGCCTCCAGGCCTGCGTCCAGAATCTGTTCGGACATCAGCTCGGCATCTTCCGGCGAATCTTCCACCAGCAGGATGCGCAGCGGGCCGAGCGCGTGGGCGGTCAGGACCATGGGCTTACTCGCGCTCCGGCGCCTGGTTGATCAGCGCCCAGAACTTGCCCAGGGTCTGCACGGCACCGAAGAACTGGTCCACGTCCACCGGCTTGACCACGTAGGCGTTCACGCCCATGTCCCAGCTGCGCGCCAGATCGCTTTCCTCGCGCGAGGAGGACAGGATGACCACTGGCAGGCGCTTGAGTTCTTCGTGTTCGCGGATCTGCCGCAGCACTTCCAGGCCATCCATGCGCGGCATCTTGATATCCAGCAGCAGCACCGCCGGCAGGCCTTCCTCGCGATCGGCGAAGGCACCGCGGCGCAGCAGGTAGTCCATCACTTCCACGCCGTCTTCCACGTGCACGATGGGGTTGGCCAGGCGCGCTTCCTGCAGCGCGTCGATGGCCATTTCAGCGTCGGCCGGGCTGTCTTCGGCCAGCAGGATGGTACGCAGAGTCGTCATGCGGAAGGACCTTGGTTGACCGCGTCCAGCGCGGGAGGCAGGTAGAAGTGGAAGGTGGCGCCGGCATCGGGCTCGGCTTCGGCCCAGATGCGGCCACCGTGGCGGGTCAGCACGCGGCGCACGCTGGCCAGGCCGATACCGGTACCGGGGTAGTCGCTGGCCTTGTGCAGGCGCTGGAACACCCCGAACAGCTTGGCCGCGTAGGCCATGTCGAAGCCTGCACCATTGTCGCTGACTGTGAACTGATGACCGCCATCGGGCTGTGCCTGGTAGTCCACGCGGATCTTCGCCGGGTCTCGGTTGCCTGAATACTTCACCGCATTGCCCAGCAGGTTCAGCCACACCTGGCGCATCATGTTTTCATCGGCCACCACGATCGGCAGCGGTGCAATCGACCATTCCACGCTGTGCGCGGGCGCGCCGGCTTCGGCATCGGTCTTCAGGTTGGCGTCGAGCATGGCGCGGGTGTCGGCCACCAGCGATTGCATGTCCACGGCCTGCTGGCGCATGGCCGCGCGGCCCAGCCGCGAATAGACCAGCAGATCGTCGATCAGAGCGGCCATGCGCCGCGCCGAACTGGAAATGACGTCCAGGTAGTGGCGGCTCTTCTCGTCCGCGTCGTCACCCAGGTGGCGCGTCAGTTTGTCCGAGAAGCCGGCCACGTGGCGCAGTGGTGCACGCAGGTCGTGCGATACCGAATAGCTGAAGGCTTCCAGTTCGCGGTTGACCTCGGACACCTGCGCGACCTTGCCTTCCAGCTGCCGGTTCAGCTCTTCTACGCGCCACTGCACGGCACGCTGCACCGTCACATCGCTGATGGTCAGCAACACCACTTCATCGTCACTGTCGGGCAGCGGCATGCGCCGTGCGTTCAACAGCATGTAGCGCACCATGCCATCGGCAGTGCGCTGTTCGTGTTCGAAATCCCACAGTTCGCGGCCGCGCAGCAGCACGTCGGCCAGGCGCTGGCGCACCACTGGGTCCTTCCACGCACCGTCGCCGACATCGCCCAGCAGCGTGCCGTCGGCGCGCTCGTCCTGCAGGTCGTACAGCTCAGAAAAGGCCGGGTTGTGCAGCTGCACGCGCAGTTCGCGATCCAGCAGCACGATGGGTTCACGCACGGTCTGCAGCACCGACGCCGCACGCCCGGCCGCGCGCAGCGACTGCCGCTCGGCCTGCAGGCGGCGCCCGATCTGCCGTTGCAGCAGCCACAGCACCAGGCCCAGCAGGCCCAGCTGCACGGCCAGCGAACTCCACGAAATGAACTCGGTCTGGCGGCGCTGACGGCTGGCCTGCTCGGCGCGCTGGGCCAGCAGTCTCTGCTCGCTGGCCTGCAGCTCTTCCACCAGGCCACGGATCGGATAGCGGGTGCTCAGGTCCTGCACCAGCTCGCGCTGGTCGGTATTGGGCTCGGCACGGGCCAGTTCGCGCGCCAGCGCCATGCGCCCGTCCAGCATCGCTTCGATGCGACCAATGCGGATCAGCTGATCGGGGTTGTCGCGGGTCAGGCGGCCCAGTTCGGCCAGGCGGCCGGGAATGTCCTGCGCCTTGGCCATGCGCTCGCGCAGGCCGGGCGCATCCACACCCTTGGACAGGGTCAACGCCGCCGATTCCACATCGCGCACGTCGGCCTGCAGCTGCTGCAGGGCCACGCCCACGGCCTGGGTATGGGTCACCCAGGCCATCGCCGCC
This genomic window contains:
- a CDS encoding TonB-dependent receptor; this translates as MNTRKTLLSAAIVGCLAFSAHAQQTTPQDLDTVQVVGIRASLEKSLDTKRNNVGVSEAITAEDIGKFPSTNVAEALSQIPGVTLDRRFGQGERVSIDGTDPSLNLSFLDNHPVAQAIWLYGEQPNRGFDYTLLAPQILGRAEIIKSSEARLTEGSLGGTVLMHTRQPLDMKQNEVAASVGYSYSQQASEGKPNAAVLYSWKNDAETFGVAVSAQHYEEAVDRQGKEVFGYVKASTFANATGVAADVDVPNSFNAAWFQQERKRDSAVVNLQFKPTDELEFNLSGLYIKEKFDNYNQSLYSFLTWNPGTVNAVDQLGTVRNGVATSGHSDASATANSGTLIYDNNVRLSEVTTKGVDLRGAWKSESWGVSGQVGQSKSENKDLAQYFIEPFYNGGYSWNMDKGITFDDPAGARDPANWGSAGGWFGNNGVFSTESKDTYAQLDFNVQFDSIFNQLQFGVRHGKHDEAFTLNVYGGVTPGTLADVGTIGLTDIQGFTVDQGRHVQAGRDNVLNWVRNSPIDYSNPDPASYLNNSWALTQTNNAAYAQLNFSNGPLRGNLGVRYVDSKTEGSGFVYGGTPTLTDLDSKWQTRTKKEDFVLPSLSLAWDTDNDWVFRFAAAKVIAWAPYNQMVNNTFLNDTTLTGSGGNADLSPYESWNFNASAEYYYAPQSVVAWSVFYKKIDNYIDTSATIERQYNSIRDTSPATWANIVGTNGCTADGYCDYSIQRPRNAGSGHVKGFNISLQQPFGESGFGLTANYTYANGENNTGDPLPYQSRNAIALSPYFEKGPVNARLTYNWRDSYLAGGYVAGAAPASVDDYAELGASFGYTFNDNWSLNIDAQNLLDETYFQYLGDKEHLAGKYKSGRRYMATVHFKF
- a CDS encoding family 20 glycosylhydrolase translates to MRFSPLAPLLLGTLFAALPALAADAPALDSGPGPQLRAGSLMLIPAPARVQRGTGAGITVRADTPLLADGEAAQRVAAQFADLLARSGGPRLAAAREGAVANTGSIQFQIVPTFRDSGESYTLESNAQGVRVQAGNETGLFYGATTLAQLATGGSNGVLPAVQISDEPRFSWRGFMLDSARHFQSLDEIKRVLDAMAAHKLNTFHWHLTDDQGWRMEIKRYPKLTSVGSCRLPAGDGGIDPVSGKQYPYCGYYTQDQIREVIAYAAKLHIQVIPEIDVPGHATAAIAAYPELGSISTPLQPISEWGVFPNLFNTEDSTVQFLENVLEEVIALFPARYVHVGGDEAVKDQWIASARVQQRMRQLGIKDEMAMQSHIIKRLETFLEEHDRRLIGWDEILEGGLPPQATVMSWRGTEGGLAAASAGHDVIMSPVTHLYLDYLQTASPNEPPGRPAQVNLAKLYAFEPVPAELAADKRGHILGLQANMFTEHTRSYARLQHNLFPRLAAVAETGWSPVAQRDFRDFLARLPAQLQRYRAWGLAYAQTPFQVAVGQTDNRAANTVTVSLSNPLGYEVRYRTDGKPVTAQSPLYTTPLTEKLPASVQAAAFYQGQMLAAAPTVVDYSAQSLLSRRSQQLLSCVGEKGLVLRLEDDGPREGERAVFNVDIFQPCWRWADAQLAGISGIDVRAGRIPYYFQLAHDEPARKFEKATRANGEMRIRRGDCSGPVLAEVPLPEKPDADGFVTLHATLPAGITGTDDLCINFTGDTRPAMWVLDEATLR
- a CDS encoding VanZ family protein, translated to MSAALPLLKPLRRPRLWAALWALAVLVVIVVCLIPPPPLDLPKNSDKVEHVLAYFILAGSAVQLFRRGRPLLWAGVGLVLMGVCIEFAQGALTSNRSADAMDAIANTIGVLAGMATTFTPLRDLLLRWRG
- a CDS encoding SAM-dependent methyltransferase; translation: MQPTFPLPEADALAHSDQLAAALRAEILAQGGAMPFSRFMELCLYAPGWGYYSAGASKFGGSGDFTTAPELGALFAGSVANALAPVFGQLGAHARLLELGGGTGAFAEAVLLRLAELDALPARYAILEPSADLRQRQQQRLQQNLPAELAARVEWVDRPFDDDWEGVVFANEVIDALPTPRFLVKDGEVYEETVELDGQGNFMRGAQPADVLLNGAVRHIERYLEKPFAEGYRSEVLPQLPYWLQAVAGGLQRGAMLFVDYGYSRAEFYQHDRDDGTVRAFYRHHVHNEVYRWPGLQDITASVDFTAMAEAGLHAGFDLAGYCSQASFLLGNGLDQVLVLAEERTDEVGRIQLRDQVKKLTLPTEMGERFQVIGLQRDVDFEPAFELGDLSWRL
- a CDS encoding pteridine reductase → MSDTAPVALITGSARRIGAAIARQFHACGWSVVLHAHTSSAELQQAAFDLENVRPGSVLALQADLRDAAALPDLVDQAAAHFGRLDALVNNASNFFATPLGQVTAEAMDELYAVNARAPLLLAQAAAPHLRRQHGSIVNLTDLHGTDPMRDHVAYTMAKAALEMATRSLALELAPKVRVNAVAPGAILWPEQGKDDFAREALLARTPLARIGTVEEIAEAVYWLVADAQFVTGHTLRVDGGRTVS
- the folK gene encoding 2-amino-4-hydroxy-6-hydroxymethyldihydropteridine diphosphokinase, with product MTTVLLSLGSNVQPRRYLHAAVAALRERFGAVRVSPAYQTAAVGFEGPAFLNNAVAIETDLPLQELDDWLHALEDAHGRDRSGPRFSDRTLDIDVVFYGDLIVEGPGHLRIPRPELKHAFVLKPLADIAPDFIDPVSGQDLATLWRAHRQHGEAFEVVDLA